The following proteins are encoded in a genomic region of Parabacteroides pacaensis:
- a CDS encoding Rpn family recombination-promoting nuclease/putative transposase, with translation MFLCLCVDFLNISYGHSLLYKTDFERWLYVLTRMETLERMPWEAQKATFQKLMKEANIANMTPEEREKYDAELDAYTVMENALKHSKKEGMKKTQLQIARNLKDLGIPSQIIAQSTGFSLEEVEKL, from the coding sequence GTGTTTCTGTGTCTCTGTGTTGATTTTCTAAATATCAGCTATGGGCACTCTCTATTATATAAAACGGATTTCGAACGATGGTTATATGTTCTTACACGTATGGAAACTTTAGAAAGAATGCCTTGGGAAGCCCAGAAAGCAACTTTCCAAAAGTTAATGAAAGAAGCGAATATTGCGAATATGACACCCGAAGAAAGGGAAAAATATGATGCCGAACTGGATGCTTATACGGTGATGGAGAATGCTTTAAAACATAGCAAAAAAGAAGGGATGAAAAAAACTCAACTTCAAATTGCCCGTAATCTTAAGGATCTAGGCATACCTTCTCAAATTATTGCTCAAAGTACAGGCTTTTCATTGGAAGAAGTAGAAAAATTGTAG
- a CDS encoding LytR/AlgR family response regulator transcription factor → MKPLNVIIIEDEIPAARLLHSMVSSLRPEWKVEIVYGSVDDAVEWFTSHQQPDLIFLDIHLTDGDAFDFLSAVHPRSAIIFTTAYDQYAIRAFSVNSIDYILKPVNEEHLSNAIIKYESLYSQKWLQSEEYMETLLEALKHSDKKYRSRFLISGSNEFWSLQVEDVAYFYSEEKTTFAVTSGGREHIVDLSLNRLEEQLNPELFFRVNRQMILNIDAVDRATPYFKGRIKVMVHPVFKSDIIISEGKASAFKVWLNY, encoded by the coding sequence ATGAAACCATTGAACGTTATTATTATAGAAGATGAAATACCTGCAGCACGGCTGCTGCATTCTATGGTATCGTCACTACGCCCGGAGTGGAAAGTGGAAATAGTATACGGCAGTGTAGACGATGCCGTAGAGTGGTTTACGTCGCACCAACAGCCTGACCTGATATTTCTCGACATACATCTTACGGACGGCGATGCCTTCGATTTCTTGTCGGCAGTGCATCCTAGATCGGCTATTATCTTTACAACGGCATACGACCAATACGCCATACGTGCTTTCTCTGTGAACAGCATCGATTATATCCTGAAGCCTGTGAACGAGGAACATTTGTCGAATGCCATAATAAAGTATGAATCCCTTTACAGTCAAAAATGGTTACAGTCGGAGGAATACATGGAAACATTGCTCGAGGCATTGAAGCATTCCGACAAGAAATACAGAAGCCGTTTCTTGATTTCCGGTAGTAATGAATTTTGGTCTTTACAGGTGGAAGACGTTGCCTATTTCTATTCTGAAGAGAAAACCACTTTTGCCGTCACATCGGGGGGACGGGAGCACATCGTGGATTTATCCCTGAATAGACTGGAGGAACAACTGAACCCGGAACTGTTTTTCAGAGTAAACCGGCAGATGATTCTCAACATAGATGCCGTTGACCGTGCTACTCCTTATTTTAAGGGCCGAATTAAAGTAATGGTGCACCCCGTGTTCAAATCAGACATTATAATAAGCGAAGGAAAGGCTTCTGCATTTAAGGTATGGCTTAATTATTAG
- a CDS encoding sensor histidine kinase, with amino-acid sequence MKWNKVIYTLLFSGLGAFSYSLLSNYTDVSSRVAEALYSRGALLFMIVAFNLLGYSTLRLSEWLNNQYQQNIYRKWKICSVYIAVSLLFLSLNYSLFIMARLLAGADHIFRLADSGRYLLIVVWLVELVVIGLLLANRTQQANQLLQQEAAKLQIENTQAKYTALQSQLNPHFLFNSLNTLIAEIKYNPDNAVCFTQHLSNVYRYVLQSQDKNLVPLGEEVEFMHSYLFLHKVRLGNCIHCDCRIPVEYMECQIPPLTLQLLVENVIKHNSISLGKPMTIRIETENGYLVVSNSISPKKNADLPSGIGLKNLSNRCRLISDRDIFVQKDATTFIVKIPFIV; translated from the coding sequence ATGAAATGGAATAAAGTCATATATACGTTGCTATTTTCAGGCTTGGGAGCATTTTCGTATTCATTGCTGAGTAATTACACAGATGTTTCGTCCCGGGTAGCTGAGGCATTGTATTCGCGTGGGGCACTCCTCTTTATGATTGTTGCCTTCAATTTGTTGGGGTATTCCACCTTACGTTTGTCCGAATGGCTGAATAACCAATATCAACAAAATATATATAGGAAGTGGAAGATTTGTTCGGTATATATAGCTGTCTCTTTGTTGTTTCTGTCGTTGAACTACAGCCTGTTTATCATGGCAAGATTATTGGCGGGAGCGGATCATATCTTCAGACTTGCCGATAGCGGACGTTACTTGTTGATTGTTGTGTGGTTAGTCGAGTTGGTGGTTATCGGACTGCTGCTTGCCAACCGTACCCAGCAAGCCAACCAGTTGCTGCAACAGGAGGCTGCAAAGTTGCAGATAGAGAACACGCAAGCCAAATATACAGCTTTGCAAAGCCAGTTAAATCCTCATTTCTTGTTTAACAGCCTGAATACGTTAATTGCCGAAATAAAATACAATCCCGATAATGCTGTATGTTTTACTCAGCATCTATCCAATGTATATAGGTATGTGTTACAAAGTCAGGACAAGAATTTGGTCCCATTAGGCGAGGAAGTAGAATTTATGCATTCTTACCTGTTCTTGCACAAGGTGCGTTTGGGAAACTGTATACATTGTGATTGCCGGATACCCGTTGAATATATGGAATGCCAAATACCGCCTCTTACTCTGCAATTGCTGGTGGAAAATGTAATTAAGCATAACTCTATATCGCTTGGCAAACCTATGACAATCCGTATTGAAACAGAAAACGGCTATTTGGTGGTGAGCAATTCCATTTCTCCCAAGAAGAATGCAGATCTTCCGTCAGGAATAGGATTGAAGAATCTTTCAAACCGCTGTCGGCTCATATCGGACCGAGATATTTTTGTTCAAAAAGACGCAACAACTTTTATCGTTAAAATCCCATTTATCGTATGA
- a CDS encoding TolC family protein: protein MLKNNILLAFLLCVSSVAIAQQNPLLEKYRSMAIEYSHDLKAADKNIAASIELEKVAQKELYPQLAGEANFQYTGNPLQLTLDLPSMGSPVTFEGKDMKYGASVSLLQPIYTGGRLLENIRMAKYRHNISSFQEEYVRSGIYLQTDMLYWNTVARTEIVRISEDYRNSVASLAQTIRERVETGLTDPQDLLMMEVKLNEAEYQLLQAKKNFENGRMALNSLIGVELQAQTEVEDSVAGVMVEADLFYEIDNHVIRPEQKIAMEQINMAESEKKLTDSKYKPQFHIGIDGSYSSPGYDFRTGMDPNYAVYAKVSVPLFEWGKRRNEKRASTFKVNMASENLGKVTDGVKLEIQTAYNSLRQAMAQVDLTKNSLDKAYENEAMALERYNEGKASIIEVIDAQTYRQAAQINHVQAKVSAQGHYSELLKALNKY from the coding sequence ATGTTAAAGAATAATATATTACTTGCATTTTTATTGTGTGTTTCTTCCGTAGCTATAGCCCAGCAAAATCCTTTGTTGGAAAAATACAGGTCGATGGCTATTGAATATAGTCATGACCTGAAAGCTGCGGATAAAAACATTGCTGCCAGTATCGAATTGGAAAAAGTAGCTCAAAAAGAACTCTATCCCCAATTGGCAGGAGAAGCTAATTTCCAATATACGGGCAATCCGTTGCAATTGACGTTGGATTTGCCATCCATGGGAAGTCCTGTTACCTTTGAAGGAAAAGATATGAAATATGGCGCATCTGTTTCTTTGTTGCAACCAATTTATACAGGAGGGCGTTTGCTGGAAAACATACGGATGGCTAAATATCGGCATAACATAAGTAGCTTTCAGGAAGAATACGTTCGCTCCGGTATTTATTTACAAACGGATATGCTATATTGGAATACGGTTGCACGAACAGAAATAGTCCGCATATCAGAAGACTATCGTAACTCTGTTGCTTCATTGGCGCAGACTATCCGCGAACGGGTGGAAACCGGTTTGACAGACCCTCAAGACTTGCTGATGATGGAAGTAAAATTGAACGAGGCGGAATACCAGCTTCTTCAAGCCAAAAAGAATTTTGAAAACGGTCGCATGGCTCTCAATTCTTTGATAGGAGTGGAACTTCAGGCACAAACTGAAGTGGAAGACAGCGTAGCGGGGGTGATGGTGGAAGCTGACTTGTTTTATGAAATAGACAACCATGTTATTCGCCCGGAACAAAAGATTGCCATGGAGCAAATCAATATGGCCGAAAGTGAGAAGAAACTGACAGATTCCAAGTATAAGCCACAATTCCATATAGGTATCGACGGGAGCTATTCTTCGCCGGGTTACGACTTCCGTACGGGCATGGACCCTAATTATGCTGTCTATGCCAAAGTATCCGTCCCTTTGTTTGAATGGGGAAAACGGCGAAATGAAAAAAGAGCCTCTACCTTTAAGGTTAATATGGCCTCCGAAAACTTAGGCAAGGTGACGGATGGAGTAAAATTAGAAATACAAACAGCATACAACTCTCTCCGGCAAGCAATGGCACAAGTGGATTTAACAAAAAATTCATTGGATAAAGCCTATGAAAACGAAGCTATGGCACTGGAACGTTACAATGAAGGAAAGGCTTCTATTATCGAAGTGATTGATGCACAAACTTACCGGCAGGCGGCACAGATTAACCATGTGCAAGCCAAGGTTTCGGCACAAGGCCATTATTCCGAACTGCTTAAAGCGTTAAACAAGTATTAA